From Planktothrix sp. FACHB-1365, the proteins below share one genomic window:
- a CDS encoding Crp/Fnr family transcriptional regulator: MEDRYFSRDNQSDIHKMILSTPFFEGLPTDAADKATSHIVGRNHPANQVILLENDWGSSVYFILDGWVKIRTYNLDGKEVTLNILGKGELFGEMAALDEVPRSTDVITLAPTLIGNMPAQDFVELITTEPRAGMRLAQLMGRRLRQVNRRLRLRESDSTSRVADILLFLAEGQGKSSNEGTQIPNLPHRELSGLSGLARETVTRVLSKLEKKGLIHRERDILSIPDVHALERMLV, from the coding sequence ATGGAAGATCGGTATTTCTCCCGTGACAATCAATCTGATATCCACAAGATGATCCTCTCAACGCCTTTCTTTGAAGGCTTGCCGACTGATGCAGCTGATAAAGCAACATCTCATATTGTGGGTCGAAACCATCCAGCAAACCAAGTTATTTTGTTAGAAAATGACTGGGGGAGTTCCGTTTATTTTATTTTGGATGGTTGGGTCAAAATTCGTACCTATAATTTGGATGGTAAAGAAGTAACGCTAAATATTTTAGGTAAGGGTGAACTCTTCGGAGAAATGGCAGCCTTAGATGAAGTTCCCCGGTCTACGGATGTGATCACATTAGCTCCCACCTTAATTGGGAATATGCCGGCTCAGGATTTCGTGGAGTTAATTACAACGGAGCCTCGCGCCGGAATGCGACTGGCTCAGTTAATGGGGAGGCGTTTGCGTCAGGTGAATCGACGTCTACGATTGCGTGAATCCGATAGTACCTCACGGGTTGCTGATATTTTACTCTTTCTAGCCGAAGGTCAGGGAAAAAGCTCCAACGAAGGAACCCAAATTCCTAACCTTCCCCATCGAGAGTTAAGTGGTTTAAGTGGATTGGCACGAGAAACGGTAACTCGCGTTTTGAGTAAACTAGAAAAGAAAGGCTTAATTCATCGGGAACGAGATATTTTAAGTATTCCTGATGTCCACGCCCTAGAACGGATGCTGGTCTAA